In Pararge aegeria chromosome 27, ilParAegt1.1, whole genome shotgun sequence, one genomic interval encodes:
- the LOC120635582 gene encoding uncharacterized protein LOC120635582, whose translation MNTWVVLLLALVVSAEENPPGLVSKDTEQDLVAEATQNGAQSQKREAGLSNSYGEPLPPDAYGPPLNIPNIVPDLPFPAPVYGVPETTIFLETPPGAYGPPQPVVFPSQKYEGPPPPIGKPKPSYGPPKFHPPKQSYGPPKPIYGPPKKTYGPPKQVLPKPNYGAPFKPPKISFPKQGYGVPKPIYGAPKPVYGPPKTNYGPPQLNQNIHFDLPHNFGNFGGGIGSVGPISSIGTNFGSLETSVGTSIGTNLDLGLNLPAPIYGTPITSLPGNLKPKFPVPSDHYGPPGHHLGPIGPNDQVVVQDFESIGHYGPPQPDPNPRPPHPGIPAPPTPPHVLYDGWKPIPGVSKAIEGIGHLETLDQYGPPPPLPPNIQEVTINLDGHSLPNLDQPQFSGAQITTGYSNVHQDALANIDLNAIVGGDSNHIDQSKTVFEAHYTENNNNPHGDIAFIQTGIQEKPHNLESYGPPPLESFSNGPYPPSHRQQGAKGLIPPSGIYGVPPGSQYGAPPKPLPANLPIPYGTFSGGGHSIHTGGHNPRHPIKFRESVPEGLIQQIGHISHHKDTHAIDHIKTGPAYLPPPIRDIKEINHQGNHGFNGISLSIEPSNLYSLPHAGQSISFQQIQQAPQPSNLYGSPIDSYAAPLLTVGDHTASGSTSNAVAATLDGMILANLSNLEAAAILKHCPYHEAILKAAKSGEKIPAELASRYVASLNSLGSTFHKHQHLLSQNDFNAASGSDSFNYNSNKDLATASHTLVETVLPNQIENEKTVKASAQKGKSIQDIKDRYKQNSISDQIYQTSEKIKNLSAETKLLQQKIVTASQNLNQVNGQIQFAQNKPPQGNQATYSVQIQSSETGSKDAPSIPHEQLLSEGLLQSILQAIEQPHIYAHTQQSNSLNYQTSGFGDSDDGLVLPAGYEPVDRTKTNNQKDQDVQVSSTEIKEVHHHRGDIPSDCDLRADNSITHTIVVPAPNNFENVPPVEDVEDNDVAVYFGDNAKESSEKQEPVTEISVATSISEDDEHYDKAPEFGDKIKKT comes from the exons TGGGTGGTGCTTCTGCTGGCGTTGGTGGTGTCAGCTGAAGAGAACCCCCCGGGGCTGGTCAGCAAGGATACGGAGCAGGATCTAGTCGCAGAGGCCACACAAAACG GAGCACAGTCCCAGAAGCGAGAGGCTGGCTTATCAAACTCCTACGGTGAACCGCTTCCCCCAGACGCCTACGGACCCCCCTTGAACATACCTAATATAG TTCCAGATTTACCGTTTCCAGCACCAGTCTACGGGGTACCAGAAACCACCATCTTCTTAGAAACACCTCCAGGGGCTTATGGGCCACCTCAACCTGTTGTCTTCCCTAGCCAGAAATATGAAGGTCCACCGCCGCCCATCGGCAAACCAAAACCTTCCTACGGCCCGCCAAAGTTCCACCCACCGAAGCAATCTTACGGCCCGCCAAAACCCATATATGGTCCACCGAAAAAGACGTATGGGCCACCAAAACAAGTACTTCCAAAACCAAATTACGGCGCGCCATTTAAGCCACCGAAGATATCCTTCCCAAAACAAGGGTACGGTGTTCCGAAACCGATTTACGGAGCCCCGAAACCTGTGTATGGCCCTCCCAAGACTAATTATGGACCACCGCAGCTGAACCAAAACATACATTTTGATCTGCCACATAACTTTGGTAATTTCGGGGGCGGTATCGGATCAGTTGGTCCGATAAGCAGTATTGGTACAAACTTCGGCAGCCTCGAAACTAGTGTTGGCACCAGTATTGGGACAAATCTGGACTTGGGATTGAACTTACCAGCTCCAATTTATGGTACACCGATAACTAGCCTACCCGGGAATCTGAAACCTAAATTCCCTGTACCTTCGGACCATTACGGCCCACCGGGACATCATTTAGGGCCAATTGGTCCAAACGACCAAGTTGTTGTGCAAGATTTTGAAAGTATAGGTCATTATGGACCTCCACAGCCTGATCCCAACCCTAGACCCCCTCATCCTGGTATTCCAGCTCCACCGACGCCTCCTCATGTGTTGTATGATGGATGGAAACCTATTCCAGGGGTATCAAAAGCTATTGAAGGTATTGGACATCTAGAAACGTTAGATCAGTACGGACCGCCACCACCTCTTCCACCTAATATCCAGGAAGTGACAATAAACCTTGACGGACACTCGTTGCCTAATTTAGACCAGCCTCAATTCTCAGGTGCTCAAATAACTACTGGTTACTCCAATGTTCATCAAGATGCTTTAGCGAATATAGATTTGAATGCTATAGTCGGAGGTGATTCTAACCACATCGATCAATCGAAGACAGTTTTCGAAGCGCATTATacagaaaataataacaatcctCACGGTGACATAGCCTTTATACAAACTGGTATACAGGAAAAGCCACACAACCTTGAGTCTTACGGACCTCCGCCTTTAGAATCATTTTCAAATGGCCCATATCCACCATCTCATAGACAGCAGGGAGCGAAAGGTTTGATACCACCATCTGGTATATACGGAGTTCCTCCAGGGAGTCAATATGGGGCTCCTCCGAAACCGTTGCCAGCTAACCTTCCAATTCCGTACGGCACATTTTCCGGAGGAGGTCACTCGATCCATACAGGCGGTCATAATCCTCGACATCCGATAAAATTCAGAGAATCCGTCCCTGAAGGTTTGATTCAGCAAATAGGGCATATATCACATCATAAGGATACTCATGCTATCGATCACATCAAAACTGGTCCAGCATACTTACCTCCACCTATAAGAGATATTAAAGAAATCAACCATCAAGGCAATCATGGATTTAACGGAATATCACTATCTATAGAACCCTCGAATTTGTATAGTCTTCCTCATGCAGGACAATCAATAAGCTTCCAACAAATACAACAGGCACCACAGCCTAGCAATTTATACGGTTCTCCCATAGATTCCTATGCAGCACCACTACTAACTGTTGGAGATCATACTGCCTCTGGGTCAACTAGCAATGCTGTAGCTGCTACTTTGGATGGAATGATCTTAGCTAACCTATCGAATTTAGAAGCTGCCGCTATACTGAAACACTGTCCATATCATGAGGCAATTTTGAAAGCTGCTAAATCGGGTGAGAAAATTCCCGCAGAACTAGCATCCAGATATGTGGCAAGTTTAAATAGTTTAGGTTCAACATTCCATAAACATCAACATCTATTATCACAAAATGATTTTAATGCAGCATCAGGTAGTGATTCATTTAACTACAATTCTAATAAAGATTTAGCAACAGCCTCTCATACTTTAGTAGAAACTGTGCTGCCAAATCAAATTGAGAACGAGAAAACAGTAAAAGCGAGTGCACAGAAAGGTAAATCTATACAAGATATAAAAGATCGATACAAACAAAACTCAATATCAGATCAAATATATCAAACGTCggagaaaataaagaatttgagcGCGGAAACTAAGTTACTACAGCAGAAAATTGTAACGGCGAGTCAGAATTTGAATCAAGTGAATGGTCAGATACAATTTGCACAAAATAAACCACCTCAGGGTAACCAAGCGACATATTCTGTACAAATTCAATCTTCTGAAACTGGAAGCAAAGATGCACCTTCAATTCCACACGAACAACTGCTGTCCGAAGGTCTGCTACAAAGCATTTTACAAGCTATAGAACAACCTCACA TATACGCGCATACGCAACAAAGCAATAGTTTGAACTACCAAACATCAGGGTTCGGAGATTCCGATGACGGATTAGTTTTACCAGCCGGATACGAACCTGTAGATCGAACTAAGACCAACAACCAAAAAGATCAAGACGTGCAAGTTTCTAGTACCGAAATTAAAGAGGTTCACCACCACAGAGGCGATATACCCAGCGATTGTGATTTAAGAGCAGACAATTCTATAACGCATACGATCGTTGTGCCCGCACCTAATAATTTCGAAAATGTACCACCAGTGGAAGATGTGGAAGACAATGATGTTGCGGTGTACTTCGGTGATAATGCAAAAGAGAGTTCGGAAAAGCAAGAACCGGTGACAGAAATATCAGTAGCTACATCTATCAGTGAAGACGATGAACACTATGACAAAGCGCCAGAGTTCGGTGATAAGATTAAGAAGACGTGA